In a single window of the Gossypium hirsutum isolate 1008001.06 chromosome A13, Gossypium_hirsutum_v2.1, whole genome shotgun sequence genome:
- the LOC107912936 gene encoding BTB/POZ domain-containing protein At1g04390 isoform X3: MGSSKRRAADNSRGGSSTDHLPTLHQRLKHALSLGTTRVSDDKERKWKCTDLEIQKHVVRSLAAFLDSSSGHASTHRLLKDSLADIVEALVWILHCKSEAIVGMAVNVVVKLVSSNSSMMQLYLTDLINPLSSLLCSNNLEVATSCATALNMVLSNLSVKREKQVWEIVKEAKTLIQIIRIIREFPGVTQPIENFQEMVSLLYTILWQWPPSRYFVWKDTILIKVLEDSHIKSHLSTKVAVLKLCSALALCNKVAKELLGNGETILTMMVSCMDVSEPLAVRIEGFRLAQHLVADEQRCIKMTSLCSGPLIKAIIGGMRVWRLGSGKGVNDLVSLLDEACRLALITRWPGEHHNHFWEQGIDKVLLDLLLENFDKQASEHTLTPQARISIAQQGLDTNFLIALRPYIWEIFGWLAVHCRKDFRPSTDRTELYIDMLITCACLSFVEAICKGCQISENDDTSRSESSSRAVLVMMHSSSTYIASKVRLILSGVLEIKGNECLKRLLYLLDYGSSANNFGSANIPKTVVELVCLICYSGLPEYQKNVTRGDGIRTLVTSIRRCLSNGVCTSRRSFALHFYHNVFYERTCCWMTAEEWEGKDALLFYSLWGLAELVQHSSDTDHSHIKSNLIKTVQEVLDNVSAPGPRWLAANILSYFGVYGFPNKHDKGFGRALEDKEHTDLQLLFANGESVSVHKIILAVQCPSLLPPEQFPRSAKTTDNFLVKDVPRKCCPMLRKEVRFSARVDQQALLKLLDYVYFGYVEAGEDLARKLKTLAKSCNMQPLYLMLCRKIPQWGTPIPSSDFTDALGPLGFQFACLSLSLFA; this comes from the exons ATGGGATCATCAAAACGGAGAGCTGCAGATAACAGTAGAGGAGGCAGCAGCACTGACCATTTACCTACCCTTCATCAACGTCTCAAACATGCTTTAAGTCTTGGTACCACCAG AGTGAGTGATGATAAAGAAAGGAAATGGAAGTGTACGGATTTAGAAATTCAGAAGCATGTGGTTCGTTCCCTTGCTGCTTTTCTTGATTCTTCTTCGGGGCATGCTTCGACTCATCGGCTTCTCAAG GATTCTCTAGCTGATATTGTTGAGGCATTGGTGTGGATTCTGCATTGTAAAAGTGAAGCCATAGTAGGCATGGCAGTAAATGTGGTGGTGAAGTTGGTCAGCAGTAACAGTTCAATGATGCAATTGTACTTGACAGATCTCATCAACCCTTTGTCATCATTATTATGTTCCAACAACTTAGAAGTTGCTACTTCCTGTGCCACTGCTTTGAACATGGTCCTCTCCAATCTAAGTGTTAAGAGGGAGAAACAAGTTTGGGAGATAGTCAAAGAAGCAAAGACTCTCATTcaaattattaggattattcggGAATTTCCTGGTGTCACCCAGCCAATCGAGAATTTTCAAGAGATGGTTTCACTATTGTATACAATATTGTGGCAGTGGCCTCCATCTCGTTATTTTGTGTGGAAGGATACTATTTTGATCAAAGTTTTAGAAGATTCTCACATTAAATCTCATCTATCTACAAAAGTTGCGGTGTTGAAATTATGTTCTGCTTTAG CTTTATGCAATAAAGTAGCCAAGGAGCTTCTGGGAAATGGAGAAACAATTCTAACAATGATGGTTTCTTGCATGGATGTCTCAGAGCCTCTGGCAGTCAGAATAGAGGGATTTAGACTTGCCCAACATTTGGTG GCAGATGAACAACGATGCATAAAAATGACAAGCTTATGTTCTGGGCCTCTAATTAAAGCCATTATTGGAGGAATGAGAGTATGGAGGTTGGGCTCTGGAAAGGGTGTAAATGATCTGGTGTCTTTGCTAGATGAGGCCTGTCGGTTGGCTCTAATTACTCGCTGGCCAGGAGAACATCACAATCACTTTTGGGAGCAAGGGATTGACAAAGTTCTTCTTGATCTACttcttgaaaattttgacaaacaAGCATCGGAGCACACTTTGACACCTCAGGCACGAATCTCTATTGCTCAGCAAGGCCTTGATACTAATTTTCTTATTGCACTAAGGCCATACATATGGGAGATTTTTGGATGGCTTGCAGTGCACTGTAGAAAAGATTTTAGACCAAGCACGGATCGAACTGAGCTCTATATTGACATGCTTATCACATGTGCATG CTTGTCTTTTGTAGAAGCAATTTGCAAAGGATGCCAAATTTCTGAAAATGATGATACCTCTAGAAGTGAATCATCATCAAGAGCAGTTTTAGTTATGATGCATTCTAGCAGCACATATATTGCATCAAAAGTAAGGCTCATCCTTTCTGGTGTTCTAGAGATAAAGGGAAATGAGTGTCTGAAACGCTTGCTGTATTTACTAGATTATGGATCATCTGCAAACAACTTTGGCTCAGCAAACATTCCTAAAACTGTTGTCGAATTGGTttgtttgatttgttattctGGATTGCCAGAATATCAAAAAAATGTTACTAGAGGCGATGGAATAAGGACACTAGTGACTTCCATAAGACGGTGCTTGAGCAATGGAGTTTGTACTAGCAGGAGAAGCTTTGCCCTTCATTTTTATCATAATGTGTTTTATGAGAGGACATGTTGCTGGATGACTGCTGAAGAGTGGGAAGGAAAAGATGCTCTTTTATTTTACAGTTTGTGGGGACTAGCTGAGTTGGTACAGCATTCCTCTGATACGGATCATAgtcatatcaaatctaatttAATAAAGACAGTACAAGAAGTCTTAGATAATGTATCTGCTCCTGGACCAAGATGGTTGGCTGCTAATATTCTTAGTTATTTTGGAGTTTACGGTTTTCCCAATAAACATGACAAAGGCTTTGGGAGAGCACTTGAAGACAAGGAGCATACTGATCTGCAACTCCTTTTTGCTAATGGCGAGTCTGTGAGTGTTCACAAAATTATTCTTGCAGTCCAGTGTCCATCATTGCTACCTCCTGAGCAATTTCCTCGGAGTGCAAAAACAACTGATAATTTTTTAGTGAAAGATGTTCCAAGGAAGTGCTGCCCAATGTTGCGAAAAGAAGTTCGTTTCTCTGCTCGGGTTGATCAGCAGGCACTACTAAAGTTGTTGGACTATGTTTACTTTGGTTATGTTGAAGCTGGAGAAGACCTTGCCAGGAAGTTGAAAACTCTAGCAAAGTCTTGTAACATGCAACCTCTATATCTAATGCTTTGCAGAAAGATACCTCAGTGGGGTACTCCAATTCCAAGCTCTGATTTCACTGATGCTCTTGGCCCTTTGGGGTTCCAGTTCGCGTGTCTTTCTCTGTCTCTCTTTGCTTAG
- the LOC107912936 gene encoding BTB/POZ domain-containing protein At1g04390 isoform X2, whose translation MGSSKRRAADNSRGGSSTDHLPTLHQRLKHALSLGTTRVSDDKERKWKCTDLEIQKHVVRSLAAFLDSSSGHASTHRLLKDSLADIVEALVWILHCKSEAIVGMAVNVVVKLVSSNSSMMQLYLTDLINPLSSLLCSNNLEVATSCATALNMVLSNLSVKREKQVWEIVKEAKTLIQIIRIIREFPGVTQPIENFQEMVSLLYTILWQWPPSRYFVWKDTILIKVLEDSHIKSHLSTKVAVLKLCSALALCNKVAKELLGNGETILTMMVSCMDVSEPLAVRIEGFRLAQHLVADEQRCIKMTSLCSGPLIKAIIGGMRVWRLGSGKGVNDLVSLLDEACRLALITRWPGEHHNHFWEQGIDKVLLDLLLENFDKQASEHTLTPQARISIAQQGLDTNFLIALRPYIWEIFGWLAVHCRKDFRPSTDRTELYIDMLITCACLSFVEAICKGCQISENDDTSRSESSSRAVLVMMHSSSTYIASKVRLILSGVLEIKGNECLKRLLYLLDYGSSANNFGSANIPKTVVELVCLICYSGLPEYQKNVTRGDGIRTLVTSIRRCLSNGVCTSRRSFALHFYHNVFYERTCCWMTAEEWEGKDALLFYSLWGLAELVQHSSDTDHSHIKSNLIKTVQEVLDNVSAPGPRWLAANILSYFGVYGFPNKHDKGFGRALEDKEHTDLQLLFANGESVSVHKIILAVQCPSLLPPEQFPRSAKTTDNFLVKDVPRKCCPMLRKEVRFSARVDQQALLKLLDYVYFGYVEAGEDLARKLKTLAKSCNMQPLYLMLCRKIPQWGTPIPSSDFTDALGPLGFQFADIILEAEETEKMPWACSFCSLLLPHMHAHKFILQSRCKYLQALFLSGMQERR comes from the exons ATGGGATCATCAAAACGGAGAGCTGCAGATAACAGTAGAGGAGGCAGCAGCACTGACCATTTACCTACCCTTCATCAACGTCTCAAACATGCTTTAAGTCTTGGTACCACCAG AGTGAGTGATGATAAAGAAAGGAAATGGAAGTGTACGGATTTAGAAATTCAGAAGCATGTGGTTCGTTCCCTTGCTGCTTTTCTTGATTCTTCTTCGGGGCATGCTTCGACTCATCGGCTTCTCAAG GATTCTCTAGCTGATATTGTTGAGGCATTGGTGTGGATTCTGCATTGTAAAAGTGAAGCCATAGTAGGCATGGCAGTAAATGTGGTGGTGAAGTTGGTCAGCAGTAACAGTTCAATGATGCAATTGTACTTGACAGATCTCATCAACCCTTTGTCATCATTATTATGTTCCAACAACTTAGAAGTTGCTACTTCCTGTGCCACTGCTTTGAACATGGTCCTCTCCAATCTAAGTGTTAAGAGGGAGAAACAAGTTTGGGAGATAGTCAAAGAAGCAAAGACTCTCATTcaaattattaggattattcggGAATTTCCTGGTGTCACCCAGCCAATCGAGAATTTTCAAGAGATGGTTTCACTATTGTATACAATATTGTGGCAGTGGCCTCCATCTCGTTATTTTGTGTGGAAGGATACTATTTTGATCAAAGTTTTAGAAGATTCTCACATTAAATCTCATCTATCTACAAAAGTTGCGGTGTTGAAATTATGTTCTGCTTTAG CTTTATGCAATAAAGTAGCCAAGGAGCTTCTGGGAAATGGAGAAACAATTCTAACAATGATGGTTTCTTGCATGGATGTCTCAGAGCCTCTGGCAGTCAGAATAGAGGGATTTAGACTTGCCCAACATTTGGTG GCAGATGAACAACGATGCATAAAAATGACAAGCTTATGTTCTGGGCCTCTAATTAAAGCCATTATTGGAGGAATGAGAGTATGGAGGTTGGGCTCTGGAAAGGGTGTAAATGATCTGGTGTCTTTGCTAGATGAGGCCTGTCGGTTGGCTCTAATTACTCGCTGGCCAGGAGAACATCACAATCACTTTTGGGAGCAAGGGATTGACAAAGTTCTTCTTGATCTACttcttgaaaattttgacaaacaAGCATCGGAGCACACTTTGACACCTCAGGCACGAATCTCTATTGCTCAGCAAGGCCTTGATACTAATTTTCTTATTGCACTAAGGCCATACATATGGGAGATTTTTGGATGGCTTGCAGTGCACTGTAGAAAAGATTTTAGACCAAGCACGGATCGAACTGAGCTCTATATTGACATGCTTATCACATGTGCATG CTTGTCTTTTGTAGAAGCAATTTGCAAAGGATGCCAAATTTCTGAAAATGATGATACCTCTAGAAGTGAATCATCATCAAGAGCAGTTTTAGTTATGATGCATTCTAGCAGCACATATATTGCATCAAAAGTAAGGCTCATCCTTTCTGGTGTTCTAGAGATAAAGGGAAATGAGTGTCTGAAACGCTTGCTGTATTTACTAGATTATGGATCATCTGCAAACAACTTTGGCTCAGCAAACATTCCTAAAACTGTTGTCGAATTGGTttgtttgatttgttattctGGATTGCCAGAATATCAAAAAAATGTTACTAGAGGCGATGGAATAAGGACACTAGTGACTTCCATAAGACGGTGCTTGAGCAATGGAGTTTGTACTAGCAGGAGAAGCTTTGCCCTTCATTTTTATCATAATGTGTTTTATGAGAGGACATGTTGCTGGATGACTGCTGAAGAGTGGGAAGGAAAAGATGCTCTTTTATTTTACAGTTTGTGGGGACTAGCTGAGTTGGTACAGCATTCCTCTGATACGGATCATAgtcatatcaaatctaatttAATAAAGACAGTACAAGAAGTCTTAGATAATGTATCTGCTCCTGGACCAAGATGGTTGGCTGCTAATATTCTTAGTTATTTTGGAGTTTACGGTTTTCCCAATAAACATGACAAAGGCTTTGGGAGAGCACTTGAAGACAAGGAGCATACTGATCTGCAACTCCTTTTTGCTAATGGCGAGTCTGTGAGTGTTCACAAAATTATTCTTGCAGTCCAGTGTCCATCATTGCTACCTCCTGAGCAATTTCCTCGGAGTGCAAAAACAACTGATAATTTTTTAGTGAAAGATGTTCCAAGGAAGTGCTGCCCAATGTTGCGAAAAGAAGTTCGTTTCTCTGCTCGGGTTGATCAGCAGGCACTACTAAAGTTGTTGGACTATGTTTACTTTGGTTATGTTGAAGCTGGAGAAGACCTTGCCAGGAAGTTGAAAACTCTAGCAAAGTCTTGTAACATGCAACCTCTATATCTAATGCTTTGCAGAAAGATACCTCAGTGGGGTACTCCAATTCCAAGCTCTGATTTCACTGATGCTCTTGGCCCTTTGGGGTTCCAGTTCGC GGATATAATCTTGGAAGCTGAAGAGACAGAAAAAATGCCCTGGGCATGCAGTTTTTGCTCTCTATTGTTGCCGCACATGCATGCTCACAAATTCATCCTGCAGTCAAGGTGTAAATATCTACAAGCCTTGTTTCTATCAGGAATGCAGGAAAG GAGATGA
- the LOC107912936 gene encoding BTB/POZ domain-containing protein At1g04390 isoform X1, producing the protein MGSSKRRAADNSRGGSSTDHLPTLHQRLKHALSLGTTRVSDDKERKWKCTDLEIQKHVVRSLAAFLDSSSGHASTHRLLKDSLADIVEALVWILHCKSEAIVGMAVNVVVKLVSSNSSMMQLYLTDLINPLSSLLCSNNLEVATSCATALNMVLSNLSVKREKQVWEIVKEAKTLIQIIRIIREFPGVTQPIENFQEMVSLLYTILWQWPPSRYFVWKDTILIKVLEDSHIKSHLSTKVAVLKLCSALALCNKVAKELLGNGETILTMMVSCMDVSEPLAVRIEGFRLAQHLVADEQRCIKMTSLCSGPLIKAIIGGMRVWRLGSGKGVNDLVSLLDEACRLALITRWPGEHHNHFWEQGIDKVLLDLLLENFDKQASEHTLTPQARISIAQQGLDTNFLIALRPYIWEIFGWLAVHCRKDFRPSTDRTELYIDMLITCACLSFVEAICKGCQISENDDTSRSESSSRAVLVMMHSSSTYIASKVRLILSGVLEIKGNECLKRLLYLLDYGSSANNFGSANIPKTVVELVCLICYSGLPEYQKNVTRGDGIRTLVTSIRRCLSNGVCTSRRSFALHFYHNVFYERTCCWMTAEEWEGKDALLFYSLWGLAELVQHSSDTDHSHIKSNLIKTVQEVLDNVSAPGPRWLAANILSYFGVYGFPNKHDKGFGRALEDKEHTDLQLLFANGESVSVHKIILAVQCPSLLPPEQFPRSAKTTDNFLVKDVPRKCCPMLRKEVRFSARVDQQALLKLLDYVYFGYVEAGEDLARKLKTLAKSCNMQPLYLMLCRKIPQWGTPIPSSDFTDALGPLGFQFADIILEAEETEKMPWACSFCSLLLPHMHAHKFILQSRCKYLQALFLSGMQESHSQSIKVPVSWEALIKLVRLIYSRKLPDPPFGCLWDNMDTKERLYELKPYVEVYWLAEFWILEDVQEACFTTIISCLDSDRQLALEVMKLAAGFSLWKLAEVAADYMAPIYHKLRDSGVLEQLDELLIELVRDASVRLSQGSGGFPHL; encoded by the exons ATGGGATCATCAAAACGGAGAGCTGCAGATAACAGTAGAGGAGGCAGCAGCACTGACCATTTACCTACCCTTCATCAACGTCTCAAACATGCTTTAAGTCTTGGTACCACCAG AGTGAGTGATGATAAAGAAAGGAAATGGAAGTGTACGGATTTAGAAATTCAGAAGCATGTGGTTCGTTCCCTTGCTGCTTTTCTTGATTCTTCTTCGGGGCATGCTTCGACTCATCGGCTTCTCAAG GATTCTCTAGCTGATATTGTTGAGGCATTGGTGTGGATTCTGCATTGTAAAAGTGAAGCCATAGTAGGCATGGCAGTAAATGTGGTGGTGAAGTTGGTCAGCAGTAACAGTTCAATGATGCAATTGTACTTGACAGATCTCATCAACCCTTTGTCATCATTATTATGTTCCAACAACTTAGAAGTTGCTACTTCCTGTGCCACTGCTTTGAACATGGTCCTCTCCAATCTAAGTGTTAAGAGGGAGAAACAAGTTTGGGAGATAGTCAAAGAAGCAAAGACTCTCATTcaaattattaggattattcggGAATTTCCTGGTGTCACCCAGCCAATCGAGAATTTTCAAGAGATGGTTTCACTATTGTATACAATATTGTGGCAGTGGCCTCCATCTCGTTATTTTGTGTGGAAGGATACTATTTTGATCAAAGTTTTAGAAGATTCTCACATTAAATCTCATCTATCTACAAAAGTTGCGGTGTTGAAATTATGTTCTGCTTTAG CTTTATGCAATAAAGTAGCCAAGGAGCTTCTGGGAAATGGAGAAACAATTCTAACAATGATGGTTTCTTGCATGGATGTCTCAGAGCCTCTGGCAGTCAGAATAGAGGGATTTAGACTTGCCCAACATTTGGTG GCAGATGAACAACGATGCATAAAAATGACAAGCTTATGTTCTGGGCCTCTAATTAAAGCCATTATTGGAGGAATGAGAGTATGGAGGTTGGGCTCTGGAAAGGGTGTAAATGATCTGGTGTCTTTGCTAGATGAGGCCTGTCGGTTGGCTCTAATTACTCGCTGGCCAGGAGAACATCACAATCACTTTTGGGAGCAAGGGATTGACAAAGTTCTTCTTGATCTACttcttgaaaattttgacaaacaAGCATCGGAGCACACTTTGACACCTCAGGCACGAATCTCTATTGCTCAGCAAGGCCTTGATACTAATTTTCTTATTGCACTAAGGCCATACATATGGGAGATTTTTGGATGGCTTGCAGTGCACTGTAGAAAAGATTTTAGACCAAGCACGGATCGAACTGAGCTCTATATTGACATGCTTATCACATGTGCATG CTTGTCTTTTGTAGAAGCAATTTGCAAAGGATGCCAAATTTCTGAAAATGATGATACCTCTAGAAGTGAATCATCATCAAGAGCAGTTTTAGTTATGATGCATTCTAGCAGCACATATATTGCATCAAAAGTAAGGCTCATCCTTTCTGGTGTTCTAGAGATAAAGGGAAATGAGTGTCTGAAACGCTTGCTGTATTTACTAGATTATGGATCATCTGCAAACAACTTTGGCTCAGCAAACATTCCTAAAACTGTTGTCGAATTGGTttgtttgatttgttattctGGATTGCCAGAATATCAAAAAAATGTTACTAGAGGCGATGGAATAAGGACACTAGTGACTTCCATAAGACGGTGCTTGAGCAATGGAGTTTGTACTAGCAGGAGAAGCTTTGCCCTTCATTTTTATCATAATGTGTTTTATGAGAGGACATGTTGCTGGATGACTGCTGAAGAGTGGGAAGGAAAAGATGCTCTTTTATTTTACAGTTTGTGGGGACTAGCTGAGTTGGTACAGCATTCCTCTGATACGGATCATAgtcatatcaaatctaatttAATAAAGACAGTACAAGAAGTCTTAGATAATGTATCTGCTCCTGGACCAAGATGGTTGGCTGCTAATATTCTTAGTTATTTTGGAGTTTACGGTTTTCCCAATAAACATGACAAAGGCTTTGGGAGAGCACTTGAAGACAAGGAGCATACTGATCTGCAACTCCTTTTTGCTAATGGCGAGTCTGTGAGTGTTCACAAAATTATTCTTGCAGTCCAGTGTCCATCATTGCTACCTCCTGAGCAATTTCCTCGGAGTGCAAAAACAACTGATAATTTTTTAGTGAAAGATGTTCCAAGGAAGTGCTGCCCAATGTTGCGAAAAGAAGTTCGTTTCTCTGCTCGGGTTGATCAGCAGGCACTACTAAAGTTGTTGGACTATGTTTACTTTGGTTATGTTGAAGCTGGAGAAGACCTTGCCAGGAAGTTGAAAACTCTAGCAAAGTCTTGTAACATGCAACCTCTATATCTAATGCTTTGCAGAAAGATACCTCAGTGGGGTACTCCAATTCCAAGCTCTGATTTCACTGATGCTCTTGGCCCTTTGGGGTTCCAGTTCGC GGATATAATCTTGGAAGCTGAAGAGACAGAAAAAATGCCCTGGGCATGCAGTTTTTGCTCTCTATTGTTGCCGCACATGCATGCTCACAAATTCATCCTGCAGTCAAGGTGTAAATATCTACAAGCCTTGTTTCTATCAGGAATGCAGGAAAG CCATTCGCAAAGCATCAAGGTTCCTGTGAGCTGGGAAGCATTAATCAAGTTAGTTCGATTGATTTATAGTCGCAAGCTGCCAGATCCTCCCTTTGGATGTTTGTGGGACAACATGGACACCAAGGAAAGGCTATACGAGTTGAAACCTTATGTAGAAGTGTACTGGCTGGCTGAGTTTTGGATTTTGGAAGATGTTCAAGAAGCTTGCTTCACAACCATTATATCTTGCTTGGATTCTGATAGACAATTAGCTCTTGAAGTTATGAAACTTGCAGCTGGTTTCTCTCTGTGGAAGCTAGCAGAGGTAGCGGCAGATTATATGGCCCCTATTTATCATAAACTCCGAGACTCCGGTGTTCTTGAACAACTTGATGAACTGTTAATTGAACTAGTTCGTGATGCTTCTGTCAGGCTTTCTCAGGGGAGTGGTGGTTTTCCTCATCTATAA
- the LOC107912935 gene encoding protein PAT1 homolog codes for MDASEDLKQFSDTDRGGAVFDASQYAFFGNDVLEEVELGGLDGDDEDLPAAGLDEEEFLFDQEEGGVLRALSDIDDLESTFSKLNTAVSRPRGSGIIGDRGSRESSSVAEWAQGEEFPYWLDQHALETEGIPERWSSQPSTNLDPKHLLRTSSYPEPHQQQPQQHHHLHFSSEPILVPKSSYTSYPPPCGRSPQASPNRQPGHLNIPYMVGGSQMTSSPDLSSFSNSQPQMPGLHHGSHYGGNMNHLVPGLSVNSRASDQWGSQPKLYGGDGSSVLNNMLQQQLSHQNGLIPPQLMPQLQVHQQRLQHPVQPSFNRLPGIQSQLFNPHLSLSSPPMNQFEAVLGIGDLRDHRPKSAHKGRQNPRLSQQGFDIGWPQFRSKYMSPDEIEGILRMQLAATHSNDPYVDDYYHQACLARKSAGAKLRHHFCPTHLRDLPPRARANAEPHAFLQVDALGRVPFSSIRRPRPLLEVDPPNSSAVNNNDQKASDMPLEQEPMLAARVTIEDGLCLLLDVDDIDRFLQFNQLQDGGAQLRQRRQALLEGLAASLQLVDPLGKNGHTDELAQKDDLVFLRIVSLPKGRKLLARYLQLLFPDGELMRIVCMAIFRHLRFLFGGLPSDPGAAETTSNLARVVSSCVHHMDLRVLSFCLAAVVCSSEQPPLRPLGSPAGDGASFILKCVLDRATKLVTDFKAGGDYNISNQSLWKASFDEFFNLLTKYCVNKYDTVMQSLRMQVKPNMVIDEADATKAIKREMPVDLLHACLPHINEQQKKLIWDLSQRSMLVGQS; via the exons GGTGGAGTTTTGAGAGCCTTATCAGACATAGATGATCTTGAAAGTACATTTTCAAAG TTGAACACAGCTGTTAGTAGACCAAGAGGCTCAGGGATAATTGGTGATAGGGGATCCCGAGAAA GTTCATCTGTTGCTGAGTGGGCACAAGGGGAGGAATTTCCTTACTGGCTCGACCAGCATGCTCTTGAAACTGAAGGTATTCCTGAACGCTGGTCATCACAACCATCAACCAATTTGGACCCGAAGCATCTCCTCAGGACATCCTCATACCCTGAGCCACATCAGCAGCAACCACAACAACACCACCATCTACATTTCTCTAGCGAACCTATTCTGGTTCCAAAATCTTCCTACACTTCATACCCTCCCCCTTGTGGCAGGTCTCCTCAAGCTTCACCAAATCGGCAACCTGGTCATCTGAATATTCCATATATGGTTGGTGGATCACAGATGACATCTTCTCCAGATCTCTCTTCCTTCTCTAATTCTCAGCCTCAAATGCCAGGTTTGCATCATGGGTCACATTATGGTGGGAATATGAATCATTTGGTTCCTGGTCTGTCTGTCAATAGTCGTGCATCGGATCAATGGGGGAGCCAGCCCAAATTATATGGTGGAGATGGTTCAAGTGTTTTGAACAATATGTTGCAGCAACAGTTATCTCATCAAAACGGTTTGATTCCGCCTCAATTAATGCCCCAGCTACAGGTGCACCAGCAGAGACTGCAACATCCTGTTCAGCCATCATTTAACCGTTTGCCAGGGATTCAGTCACAACTGTTTAATCCTCATCTTTCTCTGTCCTCACCTCCAATGAACCAGTTTGAAGCTGTACTTGGTATTGGTGATCTTAGAGATCACAGACCTAAATCAGCTCATAAAGGAAGGCAAAATCCACGACTTTCTCAGCAGGGTTTTGATATTGGATGGCCTCAATTTAGATCCAAATACATGTCACCTGATGAGATTGAGGGCATTCTTAGAATGCAGCTTGCTGCAACTCACAGTAATGACCCATACGTGGATGATTATTATCACCAGGCTTGTCTTGCAAGAAAATCTGCAGGGGCAAAGTTGAGACATCATTTCTGCCCAACTCATCTTAGGGATCTTCCCCCCCGAGCACGTGCAAATGCAGAGCCACATGCTTTTCTCCAGGTTGATGCTCTTGGGAGGGTTCCTTTCTCTTCAATTCGGAGGCCTCGTCCTCTTCTGGAAGTTGACCCTCCAAATTCATCTGCTGTCAACAACAATGATCAGAAAGCTTCTGATATGCCCCTGGAACAAGAACCAATGCTTGCTGCTAGAGTTACAATTGAGGATGGTCTATGCCTTCTTCTTGATGTAGATGATATTGATAGGTTTTTACAGTTTAATCAGTTACAGGATGGTGGAGCACAGCTGAGACAAAGACGGCAGGCTTTGTTGGAAGGGCTGGCTGCATCACTTCAATTGGTTGACCCTCTTGGCAAGAATGGCCACACAGATGAGCTTGCTCAAAAGGACGATCTTGTCTTTTTACGAATAGTGTCCCTTCCTAAAGGCCGGAAGCTGCTTGCAAGGTACCTTCAGCTTCTTTTTCCAGATGGTGAGCTTATGCGGATTGTCTGCATGGCCATTTTTCGTCATTTAAGGTTCTTGTTTGGAGGCCTTCCGTCTGATCCAGGAGCAGCTGAAACTACTAGTAACCTTGCAAGGGTTGTTTCCTCTTGTGTTCATCACATGGATCTTCGTGTGCTTAGTTTCTGTCTTGCAGCTGTGGTTTGTTCCTCGGAGCAGCCTCCTCTTCGTCCTCTTGGAAGTCCCGCTGGAGATGGGGCATCTTTTATTTTGAAATGTGTTCTTGATAGGGCAACAAAACTGGTGACTGATTTTAAAGCTGGTGGGGATTACAATATAAGCAATCAGTCCCTTTGGAAGGCCTCATTTGATGAGTTCTTTAACCTTCTTACCAAGTATTGTGTAAATAAATATGATACGGTAATGCAGTCCTTGCGTATGCAGGTCAAACCAAATATGGTAATTGATGAAGCAGATGCTACCAAAGCAATTAAACGAGAAATGCCAGTTGATCTGTTACATGCGTGTCTACCCCACATTAATGAGCAGCAGaaaaagctgatatgggatcTCTCTCAGCGATCCATGCTTGTAGGGCAGTCATGA
- the LOC107912938 gene encoding uncharacterized protein: MLLNSTITPLCSVHSRIPDLPNVFTKALPYSTTLTAPGKGSFTSRTLIKVFSSSENQAAVFDVASQPQDEDAAAEVVRRFYDGINRRDLASVEPLIAEKCVYEDLIFPRPFVGREEILGFLKSFIDSISKDLQFVIDDISSEDSSAVGVTWHLEWKGKAFPFSKGCSFYRLQMVDGKRQILYGRDVVEPAIKPGKAALGAIRAVTWVLQQFPQLADQL, from the exons ATGTTGCTCAACTCCACAATAACACCCCTCTGTAGTGTACATTCTCGAATCCCCGATCTCCCTAACGTCTTTACCAAAGCTTTACCGTACTCAACAACGCTAACTGCCCCAGGGAAAGGATCCTTCACATCACGCACCCTTATCAAGGTCTTTTCATCATCGGAAAATCAGGCGGCGGTCTTCGACGTTGCATCACAACCACAGGATGAGGATGCGGCGGCGGAGGTTGTTAGGAGGTTCTACGATGGAATCAACCGCCGTGATCTGGCGTCGGTGGAGCCCTTAATAGCCGAGAAATGCGTCTACGAGGACCTTATCTTCCCTCGTCCATTCGTTGGTCGTGAG GAAATTTTAGGGTTCTTGAAAAGTTTCATAGATTCAATAAGCAAGGACCTCCAATTTGTTATCGATGACATCTCTTCCGAGGATTCATCTGCTGTTGGTGTTACATGGCATTTAG AATGGAAAGGGAAGGCTTTTCCCTTTAGCAAAGGTTGCAGCTTTTATCGGCTACAAATGGTGGATGGCAAAAGGCAAATACT CTATGGACGAGACGTTGTTGAACCTGCAATCAAACCTGGGAAGGCAGCTTTG GGTGCCATCAGGGCTGTAACATGGGTGTTACAACAATTTCCTCAGCTGGCAGATCAGCTGTGA